In one Sphingomonas sanguinis genomic region, the following are encoded:
- a CDS encoding transposase — protein sequence MQAIGRSRGRWTTKIHALTDVIGRLYALMLKAGDVSDLKAAPALIERAGRMRYLLADKGYDADRLPVRSVKLEPFLSFPDGETANAPPAMTRTGTAADT from the coding sequence ATCCAGGCGATCGGTCGCTCGCGCGGCCGATGGACGACCAAGATCCACGCGCTCACCGATGTCATCGGCCGCCTCTATGCGCTGATGCTGAAGGCTGGCGATGTCAGCGACTTGAAGGCAGCGCCCGCGCTTATCGAACGGGCGGGCCGAATGCGTTACCTCCTTGCGGACAAAGGCTATGACGCCGACCGACTGCCCGTTCGCTCCGTGAAGCTGGAGCCGTTCCTGTCATTCCCGGACGGCGAAACCGCAAACGCACCACCCGCTATGACAAGGACCGGTACCGCGGCCGACACCTGA
- a CDS encoding 2OG-Fe(II) oxygenase, with protein sequence MSAAFINDILDAKAFPTISVGELLRAARAGGVPAVGASAGLEEMRNNAPFLTYLKRDPDSTAANLVRIEEVRQKTVIIGHDRFGADTLTRENVEALWTGVVILVNIGNDKVSAFSEIDNYRQMISVESAFMSKEKCYEIIDYCESLAYRRSRISENRSGVNTDTISIKARSSSSVVLRDRSNPLVAEIYRRCADIERLPEQYIETIQSVRYKKGQRFRTHFDGGLGLPRLTTFLLYLNEEFSGGETYFPMLDMAVSPKTGSCLRFPSCMPDGRVIWQSEHGGLPVTDGTKYALNIWVRCPNVPVSV encoded by the coding sequence GTGTCGGCTGCATTCATAAACGATATCCTAGATGCCAAAGCATTTCCTACGATATCTGTGGGTGAGCTACTTCGCGCAGCAAGGGCCGGTGGTGTTCCTGCGGTTGGTGCTTCTGCCGGACTAGAGGAGATGCGAAATAATGCACCCTTTTTGACGTATCTCAAGCGAGATCCCGACTCTACGGCAGCAAATCTGGTCCGCATTGAGGAGGTTCGGCAAAAGACGGTGATCATTGGGCACGATCGCTTCGGTGCCGACACTCTCACACGTGAAAATGTGGAAGCTCTTTGGACAGGGGTGGTGATATTAGTCAATATTGGTAACGATAAAGTATCCGCTTTTTCGGAGATCGACAATTACAGACAAATGATATCAGTAGAATCGGCGTTCATGTCTAAAGAAAAGTGTTATGAAATTATAGATTATTGTGAAAGTTTGGCCTATAGGCGTAGCCGAATCTCTGAAAATCGAAGCGGGGTTAATACGGATACGATCTCTATAAAAGCTAGAAGTAGTAGCTCGGTCGTCCTTAGAGATAGGTCTAACCCCCTTGTTGCGGAAATATACCGGCGTTGTGCGGATATAGAACGCTTGCCAGAGCAGTATATCGAAACCATACAATCAGTTCGCTACAAAAAGGGGCAGCGCTTTCGCACGCATTTTGATGGCGGCTTGGGATTACCGCGATTAACTACGTTTCTTCTGTATCTAAATGAGGAATTCAGTGGTGGGGAAACCTATTTTCCCATGCTAGATATGGCAGTTTCTCCTAAAACCGGAAGTTGCCTTCGTTTCCCAAGTTGCATGCCGGACGGTCGAGTCATCTGGCAATCTGAGCACGGTGGTTTGCCGGTCACGGACGGCACGAAATATGCGCTAAATATATGGGTAAGGTGCCCCAATGTTCCCGTGTCAGTCTGA
- a CDS encoding peptidase domain-containing ABC transporter, whose amino-acid sequence MIPPLNLSGRRRLPIVRQAEAAECGLASIAMIAGFYGHDIDLATMRRRFGLSMKGVTLRTLIDVAAGLGFSSRPVRCEAEELANLRRPAILHWGTNHFVVLERVTRRGIVIHDPANGRVAVAPAVLSRMFTGVALELTPNAAFQRARERNPLKLGGLFTLEGGIATALLQVIVLSLVVEGLLVASPFYLQFVIDDAILKGDRSVLQVLAIAFGLLTIFRVATTFLRGLTTQFIANVLSFDMKGRIFHHMVRLPLDWFQKRQIGDVQSRFWAIRSIQAFASQGALTGLLDGILGFVVLVLMFLYSPVLVAIVFGSIAAYASIKGASFQLTKRFAADAIMTDAREQTRFLETLRAAQTIKAAGSETVRESQYRNASAASINAQIRSGNIGLGAMAADQLLNGLTDVIVIFIGARSVISGQLTVGMLTAFLAYKGQFVARFTNLVEQLFSWRLLDLQLERLADIVLTPKEARIDSGGHEGVLDGNIVCQNLSFRYAYGESLILQNFSMSVKSGECVAIIGSSGCGKSTLAKLITGLYEASGGEVLIDGRPLKHWSNRSLRSQISYVSQEDQLLTGSIAENIAFFAEKIDIERVRQCARTAFVDDEISAMPMGYESLVGDMGSSLSGGQKQRIIIARALYRSPRILVLDEATAHLDVANERAISKALAALTITRIVIAHRPETIAASDRVISLDRRELPSDLLDFIKSRTPAVQES is encoded by the coding sequence GTGATTCCTCCTCTCAACCTGTCTGGTCGCAGACGCTTGCCGATCGTCCGTCAGGCAGAGGCTGCGGAGTGCGGTCTTGCGAGCATTGCCATGATCGCGGGATTCTACGGCCATGACATAGACCTTGCGACAATGCGGCGCCGCTTTGGTCTTTCGATGAAGGGCGTAACCCTCCGGACGCTGATCGATGTTGCTGCTGGGCTCGGTTTCAGCAGTCGACCTGTTCGTTGTGAGGCCGAGGAACTCGCAAACCTCCGGCGGCCAGCCATTCTTCATTGGGGCACCAACCACTTCGTTGTACTGGAACGGGTCACCCGTCGAGGCATCGTTATACACGATCCGGCCAACGGACGTGTAGCCGTTGCCCCTGCGGTCTTGTCGAGGATGTTCACGGGGGTTGCGCTCGAGTTGACGCCGAATGCGGCGTTTCAGCGGGCGCGCGAACGAAACCCCTTGAAGCTCGGCGGCTTATTTACGCTGGAGGGCGGCATCGCAACCGCTCTTCTACAAGTTATTGTCCTTTCACTCGTTGTTGAGGGATTGCTGGTGGCGTCACCATTCTATCTCCAATTTGTGATCGATGACGCAATATTGAAAGGTGATAGAAGCGTACTTCAGGTTTTAGCTATTGCATTTGGTCTGCTGACCATATTTCGCGTGGCTACAACTTTTCTACGTGGACTTACCACCCAATTTATCGCCAATGTTTTGTCTTTCGACATGAAGGGCAGAATATTCCATCATATGGTGCGATTGCCTCTAGACTGGTTCCAAAAAAGGCAAATTGGAGATGTCCAAAGCCGCTTCTGGGCAATCCGATCCATTCAGGCATTCGCATCGCAAGGGGCTCTGACGGGCTTGTTGGACGGCATTCTTGGCTTTGTCGTGCTGGTGCTGATGTTTCTCTATTCGCCCGTACTGGTAGCAATCGTCTTTGGTTCGATAGCTGCCTATGCTTCAATAAAAGGCGCATCTTTTCAACTTACCAAGCGCTTTGCCGCAGACGCGATTATGACCGACGCACGAGAGCAGACGCGCTTCTTGGAAACGCTACGAGCAGCGCAAACAATCAAGGCTGCTGGATCTGAAACGGTCCGTGAAAGCCAGTATCGTAACGCTTCCGCGGCGTCGATTAATGCGCAGATCCGATCTGGAAATATTGGCCTTGGTGCGATGGCGGCGGATCAATTACTAAACGGATTAACCGATGTAATTGTAATATTTATTGGTGCCCGATCCGTCATTTCTGGGCAGCTTACGGTCGGTATGCTTACGGCATTCCTTGCGTATAAAGGGCAGTTTGTGGCGCGCTTTACCAACTTGGTGGAGCAACTATTCTCTTGGAGGCTTTTAGATCTTCAGTTGGAAAGGCTTGCGGATATCGTGCTTACGCCGAAAGAAGCAAGAATAGATAGCGGGGGCCACGAGGGGGTTTTAGATGGAAATATCGTCTGCCAAAACCTGTCTTTCCGTTACGCATACGGCGAAAGTTTGATTCTACAAAATTTCAGTATGTCGGTAAAATCGGGTGAATGCGTTGCAATAATTGGTTCTTCTGGATGTGGAAAGTCAACGCTCGCTAAGTTGATTACAGGATTGTATGAGGCAAGCGGCGGGGAGGTGCTTATTGATGGACGCCCTTTGAAGCACTGGAGTAATCGCTCTCTTCGTAGCCAGATCAGTTATGTTTCACAGGAAGATCAACTTCTTACGGGTTCAATAGCCGAAAATATTGCCTTCTTTGCAGAAAAGATCGATATCGAGCGGGTAAGACAGTGTGCGCGTACTGCCTTTGTCGACGATGAAATTTCGGCGATGCCTATGGGGTACGAGAGCCTAGTGGGTGATATGGGATCGAGCCTGTCGGGGGGGCAGAAGCAACGCATCATCATAGCGCGCGCGCTTTATAGATCACCGCGGATTCTAGTGTTGGATGAGGCTACGGCGCACCTCGATGTGGCAAACGAGAGAGCCATAAGCAAAGCGTTAGCTGCACTCACGATAACAAGGATTGTCATAGCTCATCGGCCTGAAACAATCGCTGCTTCGGATCGAGTAATCTCTCTCGATCGCCGCGAACTACCCTCAGACTTATTGGATTTTATAAAATCTCGTACCCCCGCTGTCCAAGAGAGTTAA